A window of Ranitomeya variabilis isolate aRanVar5 chromosome 2, aRanVar5.hap1, whole genome shotgun sequence contains these coding sequences:
- the MTFR2 gene encoding mitochondrial fission regulator 2: MSLLLELIRQLLEYLGVPTEQLEPVWERFTRRRSCVRAIASRLPPVLFEGIDLQCMQILERKNYGWTRSVVRIIGTLLPLEQCPRRHFQKFIGPGVLEAKECEKPGIASLADSPCLFDDNAPMYTRFRHDLPSNKSMEPCNADSGFLTMMSAKRVCEKSLLPANDHAILKIAALEEELLQLRAQIAAIVALQESKAAQSHTESMCSFGSPGNALPPPSLASTPLSAQFFQCTTPVAPPPPPPPPPPPPAPPTKLNSAKSALDLIRERKASHKCSPTERAASEKGNVEKLPSMMDVLKGMNSIKLRVVERSPGGTPITRKDKKRRSLTDPTDPAAIIARALKQKFAHRNGDDSVDKENRSHEESPFSSPEAPMFGRHLLKPIGKRTQKEITRKQVHV, translated from the exons ATGTctctgctgctggagctgatccgTCAGCTGCTGGAATACCTGGGAGTGCCCACTGAGCAG CTTGAGCCGGTATGGGAGCGGTTCACCCGCAGACGCAGTTGTGTTCGCGCTATTGCAAGTCGTCTTCCTCCCGTGCTGTTTGAAGGAATCGATCtgcag TGTATGCAAATCTTGGAGCGTAAGAACTATGGCTGGACCCGTAGTGTGGTTCGAATTATTGGAACATTGCTGCCATTGGAACAGTGCCCCCGGCGTCATTTCCAG AAATTCATAGGACCtggagtattagaagctaaagagtgTGAGAAACCTGGCATTGCTTCCTTAGCAGATTCCCCATGTCTGTTTGATGACAATGCACCGATGTACACCAGATTTCG ACATGATCTTCCATCAAACAAGTCCATGGAGCCATGTAACGCAGATTCAGGATTTCTCACTATGATGTCGGCCAAGAGAGTGTGTGAAAAGAGTCTTCTTCCTGCAAACGATCATGCCATTCTGAAAATAGCGGCTTTAGAAGAGGAGCTGCTGCAGCTCCGAGCACAGATTGCCGCAATCGTTGCCCTACAAGAGTCCAAAGCCGCACAGTCTC ATACAGAATCGATGTGCTCATTTGGCAGCCCAGGGAACGCCCTCCCACCGCCATCTTTAGCTTCTACACCACTTTCCGCACAGTTCTTCCAATGTACAACACCAGTAGCTCCACCACCGCCACCTCCCCCTCCTCCGCCACCTCCAGCCCCACCGACCAAACTAAACTCTGCCAAATCTGCACTCGATCTAATAAGAGAGCGTAAAGCTTCGCACAAGTGCAGCCCGACGGAAAGAGCGGCCTCAGAGAAGGGCAACGTGGAGAAGCTTCCCAGCATGATGGATGTGCTAAAAGGCATGAATTCCATCAAGCTTCGGGTGGTCGAAAG ATCCCCTGGTGGGACACCCATAACCAGGAAAGACAAGAAGAGACGTTCGCTTACTGATCCCACAGACCCTGCAGCCATTATAGCCAGAGCCTTAAAGCAGAAGTTTGCACACAGAAATGGTGATGACTCTGTCGATAAAGAAAATAGATCTCATGAGGAGTCTCCGTTCTCCAGTCCTGAAGCCCCAATG TTTGGGCGCCACCTGCTAAAGCCTATTGGGAAAAGAACACAGAAGGAAATTACAAGAAAGCAAGTCCATGTCTGA